The Patescibacteria group bacterium DNA window TCGAAAAAGACTCGGCCTTGCTTTAGCAAGCTTTAATTTGTGCGTCGTCCGACGCGAAACATTTTTGAGAATTTGGAGAGTTTTAGCGTTGATGAGCCGCACAGAATGAGCATCGACATCGAGAAAAACCGGCGGAAACTCAATCTGATCGTCCCCCACCCAGCTCCCGCAATTCGCGTAAATTTTGTCGCCGAGCGTTTCAATCTTTTGTAAATGTGTGTGCCCAAACACGACGAGCGAGTATCGTTCATCCGTGAGCAGCTCACGCGCCCCGCGTTCGTATTCGCTGAAATCACCGCCCAAAGCCTGATAATTCGGATTTGCCGGCGTGACTAAATCAGCGAAATTTTTCGGATCTTGTGAAATGCGCCGCAGAAATTTTTTGTAAACGAGATAAATCTGCTCACAGAAATTATCAATTTTGGGATTCAGTTTTTCTTCCAGCCAGCCGGCGAGACGCGTGATCCGATCGCCGAGCGAAATCTCGGAAGGATCGAAATTATCGTCACGGCGATTTGCGAGCGAAAATTGATGACCGTGCAGCGCAAAAATTTTGAGCGGTAGATTAGAGTATTCCGGTAGCACCTCAACCTGCGACCCGAGAAAATGCGAGTCGCCGTGCGGATCACAATCCGCTGCGACCGCAATATCATGATTCCCAACGACATATTTCACGGGGATTTTTTTCGCTAAACGAAAAAGGTGCTCGAAAATCAAGTGATACTCCGAGTAAATCGCAAGGAAATCGGACTGCAAAAGCTCAAGAAAATCACCCAAAATCACGAGCTCGTTCGCAT harbors:
- a CDS encoding UDP-2,3-diacylglucosamine diphosphatase; its protein translation is MTRKQKLKNVIFISDLHLGVGRTNDFHASYYLHRLLDYAEQNANELVILGDFLELLQSDFLAIYSEYHLIFEHLFRLAKKIPVKYVVGNHDIAVAADCDPHGDSHFLGSQVEVLPEYSNLPLKIFALHGHQFSLANRRDDNFDPSEISLGDRITRLAGWLEEKLNPKIDNFCEQIYLVYKKFLRRISQDPKNFADLVTPANPNYQALGGDFSEYERGARELLTDERYSLVVFGHTHLQKIETLGDKIYANCGSWVGDDQIEFPPVFLDVDAHSVRLINAKTLQILKNVSRRTTHKLKLAKARPSLFRNKVLI